AACTCAGTGTTTTCAGCCGCAAATCTGTCAAAGTAGTACATTCCACACCTAGTGTTAACAAAGCCTGTTAGTGTCTGTAGCCTACTCACCTCCTCTCCAGGCCCCAAGTGTGAATGTTAGCGGAggttcagtgtgtctgtgtgaatgtatgGTGTTTTTAGAGCTAGGAAGAACGGATGAATGTTCCCCCTTGACACTCCTGCCAACACGTGGAGAGGTTTTTACATCTAGACATGTTTTCTGTGACCTGTGCTCTGTCGCCATGACAGCACATGAACATAAAAGATGTTCTATGTCCTGTAACATCATAAAAACAAGCACTAGCCTATATGTGTGTTCACATATGTACGCACACCTATTTGTACATACTTGCAAAATAGTTACGTTGACACACTGTATGTTAATGAAATCGATGATTTAAATGCAATGTTATAGTTCATTCATTCGATCTGTTTCGACGAGCATTGCTCTGTGTCTTGACTTGCATCTGTAAATCTCTTCAATACGTTTCCACTTTGTCACTGTACGTGTAAATGTGGCTGATAAAATAGCCACCTGGCCATGTCGCCCTGCCATCCCAGCTAACTAGCCTAGATCTTAAGACTGTCTATTTGTTACCAGCCCTTAGTGGCTGCTTCCACAGACCCCTTGTATTGATCCCCAGGGTTACACTGTAAATGAGATTATAGGGTTCTAGATTAGTGATTAAGAGAAAGCCAGAATGACATGGGTGGATATGTCGTGGTCCGTTACATTCTGTTGAGCACTATAACGAATTAGTACATAGTGTCCTTACAATATGTACTGAGTTGGTATTAAATACAGTCTGTGGACATGATGGCCGTTTTGCTTTCATTTTGGATTTGGAAAGCTGTGGAAAAAAGAGACGTGTCCTAGCCCATATTTTTAAACACTGTCTTTTTGAATTaagaacaaagcaaaaaaaatataaaCCAAGTCCTGTAGATGAATGGAAGTATGAAGGAAATAATAAAAAATCTCAAAGTTAAAACAACTTTTAAGACTTTTGTCCTTCATTTCTCTTATTTCCACCAGGGGGTGCTCTTTGGGACTTGACATAGGGACACCAGCCAGCTGGTCCTCCCCAGGGGCTCAGCCCTCCTTGGAATGACTCGGGTGATACAGATAGAGGTTGATTATGTTAGTCTGAATATGAACTGGCCCCTCAAGTGAAAGGACATAACTTGTTCCCTAGACAACAAAGGTGAAAGACAGACATTTATAATGAGATCTAGCTCGTATCTTGAATGTCGTATTATGACAAATGTCTCCCGTGTCTGACCATCAAGAGAACAGATAAAAGTGTCTGAACGTGTAGGAAATGAAATAAAAAGCTCATCTTTCTTAAAAGAATAGTGTCACTTTATTCCACATTTTTGTGCAGTTGTTTGCTTGGCCATAAGTATGTGGACATTTGAACTTGCTGTACCAAATACTCTTGATGAGTCACCATTCCCAGATCTCTTTCCTATTAGGCTAAGGCACACGAAACGTATCTCATTTCATTAAATTAGAAATGTAACAGACAAAAATATAAGCCATATCAACAAGCATAATACATCGTTCCTTATTTAAAAGATTACACAAATGCTTGAATATATATTTGAACATTCCTTCCTGGTTGGATCGCTGTCATTTCCACCAGCGGTCTGAGAGTGGCTTCTCTGAGAGGGGGCTCTCTAAGCTTGGGTTCCGCAGAAGTCTCCATCTGTTTGTTTATGTATGTCCCACCAGGCATGTGTGCAAGTGGACTGTTGATAGGAAGTGTCTTCAGGCTAGCTACTTTATtgggtgtgttgctgtgtagAGACTGGGGAGATGCAGCAATGCTTTCCTGTGGGGTGAtcgcggggagggaggggggtcagaCTGCAGGATCACCAGTGTCTCCCTTGGTCTTGGGCTCCTGCCACCATTCTGCTACGAAGGACTCCTCATAGTCTCCTACCCCCTCAAACTCAGCgtcagggggggtggagggacccAGGGACACCTCCTCTGGACTCACCACATCCTGTCAGGGGGAGACCCCCACAGATTAATTTACAGTGCTACGAAAAAAACGGATTTATTGACGCTTCTCTGATGGTCTTTGTCGCTTGGTTTTTCTGTCACTCCTACGTCCCTGTTTGCTTTGCATGCCATTAAATCTTTTGAGCAGCAAGTCATCTTTGTCTCTGTCGCTATCTTTCCTTTTCTTGTAACCCTCCCgagacctcctccccctcctaggCCAGGGCTACGTGGTTAGCTGGGAGGGGCTGGCTAGAGTTAAATGCATGTGGCAGGTCCTCAATGGCCAACACCTCCCAGCTACATACCACACTCACCCGGAGGAAAACAGTCcgccctccttctccctgtgtctccatctctccttctcataGTTACTGACACTTTCCATTGCTCCTCCCTAAATCCTTTCAGGgcttttttccaggtttgttttTCACCTGAGTACTGAGAGTGAGTAGAAGTTGATTCAAAGGTCAACTTAGTTATTTTGGACAGgaccaaaaatatatattttttaactttACATTATATCATCATATTATTTATGACAGACCGGTTTAATGGTTCTGTCCAGAAACTTCCCCTGTGTGACACCTGAATCTTACCTCATCATCTGTTTGTAGGTAATTTAGTGCAAACTCCAGCATCTCCCTCTGCTTGGTGGTCTGGTTGTAGTACATCAGAGCTTCCTGggaaacaaacacagcaagGCAGGTCAGTGGGGTGAGTGACATGGCACGAAAGAAAACCAAACAGTGCCTATCTTTACGGCCTGTATTGTTTCCCTTTTGTTTTACTGCCCCTTCAGCCTTGTAATGACAATATTCGAAAGTATTTACTACACAATGTACGGCGACAGTAGCAGCATAAGCAGTGTGTGTCGGGAAACCGTGGCTTTGTTTAATTGGATGCTTCAAAGCAACTGCTTCAAGGCAGCTGTAGCAAGCGCTAAACGCTTGTAAAAAAGCTAGGAATTTAAGAATCACAAGAATTTTACGAGAATCCATGGGTTTTGAATTGCTACCCTGGTATGGCGTATGTGTTCACACCAAGGCGGTAGTTGTCACGGTCACTCACTGGTCGGGGCAGGAAGTGGTTCTCCTCTAGGCCCCACTGCTCTCGGTAGAAGCGGTAGTACACCATGTTCTGCTGCATCACCTGGTCGCTGGCGTCAAACAGCATGTAGCTGGCCGCACACGGGGCGGCGTTCTTCACGTCGTTCACTGTTCAGGGAAGGATGGGAGCTTAGCTGCAGTATAAAACCAGACATGTAACGCCGTCATGTCATGCCACTGCATCATTCACTCATTGTTATGATGTTGAAACAGGCGTTCGGAAGCGCTGATATGAAACAGTCTGTCTGAGCTGTAGAGATAGATCTGTAAGATCTATCTATATCATGGATGATGGTCTTACATGCGCCTTACATTTGTAGTAAGCAAACTGGAGGTAGTGGTACATGGTGGCCACAAACTTCTCCACAAAGAAACCCCCGACGTTGGGCATCAAGTCCGCCTCACATTTCACCTTACACCTCAACACCTCAGTGTAGAGGTCttcatggagaaggagagagagaggaaagagacatATTAATTACAGACAATGTTGTTTGTCATTAGCTTTGTCGGTCATGTCAATGAAATGATTGAGAAGCCCATTCACCTGCTAATGTAGGGTAGAAGTCTTTGAACTCTGTGATCTCATATGAGCCCTCGCATCCTGCTAGACAGAAACCATACACTTTGAAGTACTCAGTGGTGGCCTGCTCCATGTTTCTAGCACTGCTGCTGAAATCTCCAGAGTTGTACAGCTTGACAGCTTTCAGGAAGACGCCCTGGAGGATAGAAtggacagtacagtactgtagcactGACCACATGTTGAGGCTCATTGTTACAGATCGTAACAGTAAGAGGTCAATTATTAACACAGCTGCAGAACGACAACATTGAAGTGGTCAACAAGAGTCGGATAGTGACACCAAGGTGTTGATACTGAACCTCATAAGGACGCTCCTCAAGGTCGATGAGGTATTCATCCACTTCAAAAAGAGTTTTGTAGTAGTTCATGTTCTTGGTTAAGTAAGGGTCCTCTGGGTTCTTCTGGAGGAAAGTGTAGGCTGCAGATACAGCCCTCTCCAAATTGTTTAACTGCAAAAGACACAAATATATCTCATTTAACATTGAACAGCTACTGCAATTGACT
Above is a window of Hypomesus transpacificus isolate Combined female chromosome 17, fHypTra1, whole genome shotgun sequence DNA encoding:
- the p3h4 gene encoding endoplasmic reticulum protein SC65, coding for MFLHEKRKSWSQFFICIFFITTVLVEAQYEKYSFTSFPQNDIMPLDSAYGHAIDQYSAQSWKESIKYLELCLRLHRLLKDSEAFCSQNCTNVSRENDTLFADSSLRIMRHFLLRASCLKKCKASFPVFAVANPRQDVLEAFEKRVPYRYIQYAYYQLNNLERAVSAAYTFLQKNPEDPYLTKNMNYYKTLFEVDEYLIDLEERPYEGVFLKAVKLYNSGDFSSSARNMEQATTEYFKVYGFCLAGCEGSYEITEFKDFYPTLADLYTEVLRCKVKCEADLMPNVGGFFVEKFVATMYHYLQFAYYKLNDVKNAAPCAASYMLFDASDQVMQQNMVYYRFYREQWGLEENHFLPRPEALMYYNQTTKQREMLEFALNYLQTDDEDVVSPEEVSLGPSTPPDAEFEGVGDYEESFVAEWWQEPKTKGDTGDPAV